The Streptomyces sp. NBC_01275 genome has a segment encoding these proteins:
- a CDS encoding class F sortase, whose translation MPPARLPRPARLARLGLVVPAVLIVLTVLAGCSSAPDTAAHASANSPNSPNSVSSPSSSAAAGAPSPGAPAAEQSAPPAEVAIPSIGITSSLMELGLNADGTVEVPPAEKGMTAGWYTGGAVPGDVGAAVIIGHNDTHLGKAVFHDLRKIVKGAEITVTDDQGEAAHFTVTGKESVSKTAFPTAKVYGPTGDRALRLITCDGDFDAQGHPVNNLIVYATLN comes from the coding sequence TTGCCCCCTGCCCGCCTCCCCCGCCCGGCCCGTCTCGCCCGTCTCGGCCTCGTCGTGCCGGCGGTCCTCATAGTGCTCACCGTGCTCGCCGGCTGTTCGTCCGCCCCCGACACGGCCGCGCACGCCTCCGCGAACTCACCGAACTCACCGAACTCCGTGAGCTCCCCGAGCTCCTCCGCCGCCGCCGGCGCCCCCTCGCCCGGTGCTCCGGCGGCCGAGCAGTCCGCGCCCCCGGCCGAAGTCGCCATCCCCTCGATCGGGATCACCAGTTCCCTGATGGAACTCGGTCTCAACGCCGACGGCACCGTCGAGGTCCCGCCGGCCGAGAAGGGCATGACCGCAGGCTGGTACACCGGCGGCGCCGTGCCCGGTGACGTGGGCGCCGCCGTGATCATCGGCCACAACGACACCCACCTCGGCAAGGCCGTCTTCCACGACCTCAGGAAGATCGTCAAGGGCGCGGAGATCACCGTCACCGACGACCAGGGAGAAGCGGCGCACTTCACCGTCACGGGCAAGGAGAGCGTCAGCAAGACCGCGTTCCCCACCGCCAAGGTCTACGGCCCCACCGGCGACCGCGCCCTGCGTCTGATCACCTGCGACGGCGACTTCGACGCCCAGGGCCACCCGGTGAACAACCTGATCGTCTACGCGACCCTGAACTAG
- a CDS encoding SDR family NAD(P)-dependent oxidoreductase — translation MTITFITGANKGLGRETARRLIECGHTVLVGARNREQGEEAAAALGARYVPIDVTDDASVAAAAADVAEHEGVIDVLINNAGVHGPVGDPSDLTAAEARTVLDVNVIGVIRTTTAFLPLLRRSDDPVIVNVSSGMGSLALTHDHGRPESHVVAPLYTSSKAALTMLTTQYAKGLKGIRVNAADPGYTATDLNGHSGPQTVTEGTDAIVALATEEPGAGSGRFVSRHGEIAWS, via the coding sequence ATGACGATCACCTTCATCACCGGAGCCAACAAGGGTCTCGGCCGCGAGACCGCCCGCCGCCTGATCGAGTGTGGCCACACCGTGCTCGTCGGAGCACGCAACCGCGAACAGGGCGAGGAGGCCGCCGCTGCGCTCGGTGCACGCTACGTCCCCATCGACGTGACTGACGACGCATCCGTGGCCGCCGCGGCCGCGGACGTCGCCGAACACGAGGGCGTGATCGACGTCCTGATCAACAACGCTGGTGTGCACGGTCCCGTCGGCGATCCCAGCGACCTCACCGCCGCCGAGGCCCGCACCGTCCTCGACGTCAACGTCATCGGCGTCATCCGCACCACCACCGCGTTCTTGCCGCTACTGCGCCGCTCGGACGACCCTGTGATCGTCAACGTCAGCAGCGGCATGGGCTCCCTCGCCCTCACCCACGACCACGGCCGGCCCGAGTCGCACGTCGTCGCGCCGCTGTACACCTCCTCGAAGGCGGCGCTGACGATGCTGACCACGCAGTACGCCAAGGGGCTCAAGGGCATCCGCGTCAACGCTGCCGACCCCGGCTACACCGCGACCGACCTCAACGGTCACAGCGGCCCCCAAACCGTCACCGAGGGCACGGACGCGATCGTCGCTCTCGCCACCGAGGAGCCCGGCGCCGGCAGCGGACGCTTCGTCTCCCGCCATGGCGAGATCGCCTGGTCCTGA
- a CDS encoding helix-turn-helix transcriptional regulator translates to MEIMSTTPGTGLGAMIRTWRDRLPPSAAGLPVARGRRAAGLRREELADLAGVSVDYIVRLEQGRATTPSASVVASLARALQLSTAERDHLHRLAQLAPPADGTISDHLPPGVQRVLARLGDVAVAVFAADWQLVWWNRGWAALLGDPSASPPRLRNFARDRFPVDAGPAHLALWPVTEADRDTTDAAVVSDLRRATGRFPQDSRLAALIRDLNAGNRRFAELWATGEVAAHREDHKTIDHPSVGPVTVDCDVLADGDSELKIVIMTAVPGSEDETKLRLTAIAGPPATTHN, encoded by the coding sequence ATGGAGATCATGTCGACGACACCCGGAACCGGACTGGGCGCGATGATCCGCACGTGGCGGGACCGGCTGCCCCCATCGGCCGCCGGGCTGCCGGTGGCCCGCGGGCGCCGGGCGGCCGGGCTGCGACGCGAAGAACTGGCTGACCTGGCCGGGGTATCGGTCGACTACATCGTGCGCCTCGAACAGGGGCGGGCCACGACACCCTCAGCGTCGGTGGTGGCGTCCCTGGCGCGAGCCCTGCAGCTGTCCACCGCCGAGCGGGACCACCTGCACCGGCTTGCCCAGCTCGCACCACCGGCGGACGGTACGATCTCTGACCATCTCCCGCCCGGCGTGCAACGGGTGCTCGCCCGCCTCGGGGACGTGGCGGTGGCCGTGTTCGCGGCGGACTGGCAACTGGTGTGGTGGAACCGCGGGTGGGCCGCCCTGCTGGGCGACCCCTCCGCCTCGCCACCGCGGCTGCGCAACTTCGCCCGCGACAGGTTCCCGGTGGACGCCGGCCCCGCCCACCTCGCGCTGTGGCCAGTGACCGAGGCGGACCGCGACACCACCGACGCCGCCGTCGTCTCCGACCTGCGCCGCGCCACCGGCCGCTTCCCCCAGGACAGCCGCTTGGCCGCGCTGATCCGCGATCTGAACGCGGGCAACAGGAGGTTCGCCGAGCTATGGGCGACCGGAGAGGTGGCCGCGCACCGCGAGGACCACAAGACGATCGACCACCCGTCGGTGGGCCCGGTCACGGTGGACTGCGACGTCCTGGCCGACGGCGACTCCGAGCTCAAGATCGTCATCATGACCGCCGTGCCCGGCAGTGAGGACGAGACCAAGCTCCGGCTCACCGCCATCGCCGGCCCACCGGCCACCACGCACAACTGA
- a CDS encoding IS256 family transposase, with translation MLVERARSEGLQLTGQGGLLQQLTKRVLESALEGEITDHLGYEKHEAAGRGSGNSRNGGRAKTVLTDVGPVEVKVPRDTSGTFEPQIVKKRQRRLTGVDEMVLSLSAKGLTHGEISAHLAEVYGAEVSKQTISTITDKVMEGMAEWQNRPLDRVYPVLFVDAVNVKIRDGQVANRPIYVVMAVTVDGTRDILGIWAGDGGEGAKYWLHVFTELKNRGLDDVLMLVCDGLKGLPEAVEAIWPRTIVQTCVVHLLRNSFRYAARQDWDKVAKALKPVYTAPSEDAATERFLEFQEAWGQKYPAIVKLWENAWAEFVPFLSFDVEIRKVICSTNAIESVNARIRKAVRARGHFPNEAAALKCIYMALMSLDPTGKGRKRWTMRWKAPLNAFQIAFEGRLTPSNN, from the coding sequence ATGCTGGTGGAGCGGGCCCGGTCGGAGGGGCTGCAGCTGACCGGGCAGGGCGGGCTGCTGCAGCAGCTGACCAAGCGGGTCTTGGAGTCTGCCCTGGAAGGTGAGATCACCGATCACCTCGGCTACGAGAAGCACGAAGCTGCTGGCCGGGGCAGCGGCAACTCCCGCAACGGAGGCCGGGCCAAGACCGTGCTGACCGACGTCGGGCCAGTCGAGGTCAAGGTGCCGCGTGACACCTCGGGCACGTTCGAGCCGCAGATCGTCAAGAAGCGGCAGCGACGCCTGACCGGCGTCGACGAGATGGTGTTGTCGCTGTCGGCGAAGGGGCTCACGCACGGCGAGATCTCGGCTCATCTGGCCGAGGTTTACGGCGCCGAGGTGTCCAAGCAGACCATCTCCACCATCACCGACAAGGTCATGGAAGGCATGGCCGAATGGCAGAACCGTCCCCTCGACCGCGTCTATCCGGTCCTGTTCGTGGACGCCGTCAACGTCAAGATCAGGGACGGGCAGGTCGCGAACCGCCCCATCTACGTGGTGATGGCGGTGACCGTGGACGGCACTCGCGACATCCTCGGCATCTGGGCCGGCGACGGCGGCGAGGGCGCGAAGTACTGGCTGCACGTGTTCACCGAGCTGAAGAACCGCGGCCTGGACGACGTGCTCATGCTGGTCTGCGACGGGCTCAAGGGCCTTCCCGAAGCCGTGGAGGCCATCTGGCCTCGCACGATTGTCCAGACGTGTGTGGTTCACCTGCTGCGGAATTCGTTCCGTTACGCCGCCCGGCAGGACTGGGACAAGGTCGCCAAGGCCCTCAAGCCCGTCTACACCGCACCCAGCGAGGATGCGGCGACGGAGCGGTTCCTCGAGTTCCAGGAGGCGTGGGGCCAGAAGTATCCGGCGATCGTGAAACTGTGGGAGAACGCCTGGGCCGAGTTCGTGCCCTTCCTCTCCTTCGATGTCGAGATACGCAAGGTCATCTGCAGCACGAACGCGATCGAGAGCGTCAACGCCCGCATCCGCAAGGCCGTCCGCGCCCGCGGACACTTCCCCAACGAGGCCGCCGCCCTCAAGTGCATCTACATGGCGCTGATGAGCCTGGACCCCACGGGCAAGGGCCGCAAGCGGTGGACCATGCGCTGGAAGGCACCCCTGAACGCGTTCCAGATCGCCTTCGAGGGCCGCCTCACGCCGAGCAACAACTGA
- the araD gene encoding L-ribulose-5-phosphate 4-epimerase AraD, producing MTARVRDGLRQEVLDANLTIPQVGLATLTWGNVSGVDREAGVFVIKPSGVPYEDLTLDHLVTVRLSDGKVVDGRLRPSTDTETHRCLYLAFPSVGGVTHTHSTHAVAFAQARRDIPVLGTTHADTFNGPVPCTPDLTAAQCATDYEYNTGRVIVDLLENDERRAAEVPAALVANHGPFTWGPTARKSLEHAIICEAVADIAIHTLALSPTAPPPPHLLARHYTRKHGPDAYYGNPEPAVHK from the coding sequence ATGACCGCGCGAGTCCGGGACGGCCTGCGGCAAGAGGTACTCGACGCCAACCTGACCATCCCCCAGGTCGGACTGGCGACCCTGACCTGGGGCAACGTGAGCGGCGTCGACCGCGAGGCCGGGGTCTTCGTCATCAAGCCCTCCGGCGTCCCCTACGAGGACCTCACCCTCGACCACCTGGTGACCGTCCGCCTGTCCGACGGCAAGGTCGTCGACGGCCGTCTGCGCCCCTCCACGGACACCGAGACCCACCGCTGCCTCTACCTGGCGTTCCCCTCCGTCGGCGGCGTCACCCACACCCACTCCACCCACGCCGTCGCCTTCGCCCAGGCCCGCCGCGACATACCCGTCCTGGGCACCACCCACGCCGACACCTTCAACGGACCCGTCCCCTGCACCCCCGACCTCACCGCCGCCCAGTGCGCGACCGACTACGAGTACAACACCGGCCGCGTCATCGTCGACCTCCTGGAGAACGACGAGCGGCGGGCGGCCGAGGTCCCGGCCGCCCTCGTCGCCAACCACGGCCCGTTCACCTGGGGCCCCACCGCCCGCAAGTCCCTCGAACACGCCATCATCTGCGAAGCGGTCGCCGACATCGCGATCCACACCCTGGCCCTGTCCCCGACCGCCCCGCCACCCCCACACCTGCTGGCCCGCCACTACACCCGCAAACACGGCCCCGACGCCTACTACGGCAACCCGGAACCAGCCGTACACAAGTGA
- the araA gene encoding L-arabinose isomerase produces the protein MDTNATPYPEQEIWFLTGSQGLYGDDILHQVAEQSRSISEILGGPGKIPVKIVWKPVLTDADSIRRLCREASSSDACVGVVVWMHTFSPAKMWIAGLSALDRPLLHLHTQYNLSLPWPSIDMDFMNLNQAAHGDREFAHVEARLGIDRKIVAGHATDPRVVRRVAAWARAAVGRHASRTLRLARFGDNMRDVAVTEGDKVEAQIRFGYSVNTYAVNDLVAVVDEVEDKEAARLAAEYVESYNVVPALRPGGIRHDSLLYAARQEIGLRTFLTEGGFTAFTTNFEDLGGLRQLPGLAVQRLMADGYGFGGEGDWKTSALLRTMKVMGAGLPGGTSFMEDYTYHLGPDSPRVLGAHMLEVCPTLAADRPACEIHPLSIGGREDPVRLVFNAAPGPALVVGLSDLGDRFRLTANTVDVVPPSEPLHRLPVARAVWKPRPSLAESAESWLLAGAPHHTVLSSAVDTETLTDYAAMTGVELLTIDETTHTGQFSKEIRWNAAYHRLAQAL, from the coding sequence ATGGACACCAACGCCACGCCCTACCCGGAGCAGGAGATCTGGTTTCTCACCGGAAGCCAGGGCCTGTACGGCGACGACATCCTGCACCAGGTCGCCGAACAGTCCCGCAGCATCTCCGAGATCCTCGGCGGCCCCGGGAAGATCCCGGTCAAGATCGTGTGGAAGCCGGTCCTCACCGACGCCGACTCGATCCGGCGGCTGTGCCGGGAGGCGAGCTCCTCCGACGCCTGCGTGGGCGTGGTCGTGTGGATGCACACCTTCTCCCCGGCCAAGATGTGGATCGCCGGGCTCAGCGCGCTGGACCGGCCGTTGCTGCATCTGCACACCCAGTACAACCTGTCGCTGCCCTGGCCGAGCATCGACATGGACTTCATGAACCTCAACCAGGCCGCCCACGGCGACCGCGAGTTCGCCCACGTCGAGGCCCGCCTCGGCATCGACCGCAAGATCGTCGCCGGTCACGCCACCGACCCGAGGGTCGTCCGACGCGTCGCGGCCTGGGCGCGGGCCGCCGTCGGCCGGCACGCCTCGCGCACCCTGCGCCTGGCCCGCTTCGGCGACAACATGCGCGACGTCGCCGTCACCGAAGGCGACAAAGTCGAAGCCCAAATCCGCTTCGGCTACTCCGTGAACACCTACGCCGTCAACGACCTCGTGGCCGTCGTGGACGAGGTCGAGGACAAGGAGGCCGCCCGACTCGCCGCCGAATACGTCGAGTCGTACAACGTGGTCCCCGCGCTGCGGCCAGGCGGCATCCGCCACGACTCCCTCCTGTACGCGGCCCGCCAGGAGATCGGCCTGCGGACCTTCCTCACCGAGGGCGGCTTCACCGCCTTCACCACCAACTTCGAGGACCTCGGCGGCCTGCGCCAGCTCCCCGGCCTCGCCGTCCAGCGCCTGATGGCCGACGGCTACGGCTTCGGCGGCGAGGGCGACTGGAAGACCTCCGCCCTCCTGCGCACGATGAAGGTCATGGGCGCCGGACTCCCCGGCGGCACCTCCTTCATGGAGGACTACACCTACCACCTCGGCCCCGACTCCCCGCGCGTCCTGGGCGCCCACATGCTGGAGGTCTGCCCCACCCTCGCCGCCGACCGCCCCGCCTGCGAGATCCACCCCCTGTCCATCGGCGGCCGCGAGGACCCCGTCCGCCTGGTCTTCAACGCCGCCCCCGGCCCCGCCCTGGTCGTCGGCCTGTCCGACCTCGGCGACCGCTTCCGCCTCACCGCCAACACCGTCGACGTCGTGCCCCCCAGCGAACCCCTGCACCGGCTGCCGGTGGCCCGGGCGGTGTGGAAGCCGCGCCCCTCACTCGCCGAATCCGCCGAGAGCTGGCTGCTGGCCGGCGCCCCCCACCACACCGTCCTCAGCTCCGCCGTCGACACCGAGACCCTGACCGACTACGCCGCCATGACCGGCGTCGAGCTGCTCACCATCGACGAGACCACCCACACCGGGCAGTTCTCCAAGGAAATCCGCTGGAACGCCGCCTACCACCGCCTCGCCCAGGCCCTGTGA